In Euphorbia lathyris chromosome 10, ddEupLath1.1, whole genome shotgun sequence, the DNA window AAAATTCACTAACAAACCAAGACTTTTCTAAAAGTCATCTACTTTTTATTGGGTCACATATGATCCatgtaatattattattaagagCATTTAATTCTTTAGTTAGGCATACTTTACATGCATATTTTAATATACAATATCACCCTAAAATCAGAACCAGTGCAAAGACTATCttcatttaattaaatatttaaatatttaaacatttaaaaaaacataatttaccaattaattaatattgatTTAAGTGGTTAAGAGTCTCGAGTCGTTTAAGCTAgattttgaatttgaattatACTGTACATAAAAGCTTTAATTGAAAGATGATGTACCTAAAAAGTGCGACGAGATGACAAACTATATGTAATTGATTTGTTTTTAGGAAAATGTTATTTGTAGAAAGGCATAAAATGCACAAGGATTGGGTTGGAAGAAAACGGACCACCAAATATGGGTTGGTCCATGTGATGTGACAAATCTACCATAACTAAAATTTTGCATTTTGGGAACAATTTCTATTTACACTTTTTTTATCCCTGCAAAAGCTGCCAATGTCAAGGGGGGCATGTTTGGCCATTCAAGAATATTTCAAGGGTATATTTGTCTATCACATTATAAATTctccgggtaaattacacctatacCATtcaactttacccattttaacatggtggtcactaaacttcaattcttaacggtatgaccactaaactttacactttttttaaCACTTgtgaccactcaattttaactaactcctcaaagtgACCGTTAGCGACCGTTagcaacctcaaaatgaaaatattcaagaattaaaatgttcagaatgacatttatcatgaaaccacattttttattttccaaaatcacattttttggagatttctctctctaaaaatcaacactctctcctaacaaaacaacacttaaataacctcaaaacggaaattttcaagaattaaagttccttagaacatcattaactcttcaaattttttattttcggaCCGTTcatggtcgttttgagacgttgagtggccaccagtgTTTAAAAGTGTTAAGaacatctccaagagactcttagtgcactctctaaaaataatataaataatcgATTCTTAGTTATTTAAGAGTGATTAAGACATATCATATCCAATAATACTCATTATATTccctctttatttattattttatcattaaaattatttattattgttatatttaccaatagtgtagGGAGAGAGACTcctgaataataaattattgataaaaaatgaagttaagaGGCACTAAAAGGTGGAGAGAGAATCTCTATTAATAAGGGGGATGaggaggctcttagtgatttgatgaGCAACTATGAGGCTATTAGAGCTCATTTTTCATTCTccctcaaattttaatttaagagccaacttaagagtctgttggagatgctctaagttcAGTAATCAtattgttaagaattgaaattcagtggccataatgttaaatgggtaaagtttagtggccatgggtgtaatttacctataTGAATATGATCAAACAAAAGAAAGCAAGTGCATGTGCAAATATTAATGGTGGACCTGCAGTTCATGTCAGtgtctaatttttatttttctactaACCGACACTTAAAAAACATTACTTACTTGTTatgcaataaataaaataaaatcattgtCAATGAATattatgtgtgtgtgtgtattgCCAGCTGTATATGTTGGTGACGTggctttttttttaatgattattatttatttggcAGTGAATTCTGATGAGTGCTTGATGACCAGAATGCAAGAAATGTCATTGGATTATCATTTTACTGTTGAGCAAGAAGTGGGATCCTCTACTTATGCCTTCTTTGGCTTCAAcggtaattaatttattcattcattattaATTACTATTCCAACGTCGTTTTGATTTTctccaattcaaattaaatttttctttttattttctgaaataatttaaattaaatctagttTGTTTTTTTGTGACACTTTCTGCTTTagtaattgattttattttattatatttatttgttttgataaatattttattatattttaaaaaataaaacaagtacaaattaataaaatattaaactaattaactaaaatatcaatGAAGTAAATTTCAAGTGCCATCTAGAAATTGACAGTCTTAGAAGGATCTGGGTTGGACCGAACCCAATGTTGTCCAAACACTATTAGACGTGGGTCTTAATGGGCCCAACGAAAACCTAAGCCTTTAAATAGGTCTAATGCCACCGGCAAggtaaaatttaaattaacaaTATGTAAAACCACCAATTGCACCttaattgattctaaaaaaaattatattttttatgatctaataataaaattaaagattaatattttaaatttggttaaatatttgaattttttttgtccaactcatataaaatacaatatacttttttaattcttttaaaaaagtttcacgtttaatcatatgtttgtgatctgttactaataagtgataaaatgacggatatttaaagtgtagatgacaagattcatgactgagaagatAATTTggtgaataatttctccaattgacccaatttgtcaACATATtgagtaaaattgtttttgctgccaatgttaagggtaaaattgtaccgttttagacgttaggagtaaaattgctataaacgttaggggtatttttacagttttttttcTTAACCAACAAAGTATATACACTTTATAttttcagtaaaaaaaaaaaaaaaaaatctaatttaagAAAAATGAGTTTTTCATATGTAATATTGGCCTCTCCATCCAATAAAACTTGAAACTCCACATGGTGAAATAGGAACGGCGGGAGTGTGGAGAATAGCAGCACTAAGTGAAGCAGGAGGATGGAAAGATAGGACCACAGTGGAGGACATGGACCTTGCTGTCCGAGCTAGTCTCAAGGGTTGGAAATTCTTGTACCTTGCTAATCTTAAGGTTggtttctattattattttttatgctaaTAATGAAAATTATTTATTACACTTATTTGAATACTACTACTATACTACTTAATAATTAGtctataaattattaaattgtgCTGCAAATTTCTGACATCTCATGTGCTGATAATAACCCCATCATTTTCAATATCGAGACCATTATTCTTTTCCTAATTTCGTAATTATACAACATTGTCCTTTGAATTTTTGTCTTAAACCATATGGAAATTgtgtttaattattgttaattttggttaattttgaaaaacagGTGAAAAATGAATTGCCAAGCACATTCAAGGCATACAGATATCAGCAGCATAGATGGTCTTGTGGCCCTGCTAATCTCTTCAGGAAAATGTTGAGAGAGATTATGTTAAATAAGGTACGGATCATAGCTATCTCGATCCGTACGTTTTACGGTCGGAAATAATTTTATCCGGAGTTTAGTCATAATTGCACGGAGGAGGTAATAGTGTTTATTGATCCCCTCCTCCCCGGCGATTgaaaaatatttggtaaaagaaaaataaaatatttttcggtgTTAGGTCAAATGGGAAGAAGTCATGGATTTGAAGAAACGGAAAGCTATCACTTTCTTCATATATTTTTgggttaatacatcatttgcctcctgaatttttcccaaaaagcttgattggtctTTTGAACTTTCAAGTGTTCCAATGGCCTCTTGAACTAGCATAAAATGTTCTGTTAGCCTTCTAAACTTGCGTAacatgtaatcaattaatcactcggctgtaaaaaaaagtaagttaaaaaCAGAAAAGTATGTTGCAggcatcttaaaaaagtaaaacgacgaaGATCAGGGTATGCtattataatattaaagaagaaaatgttttataattgAATAAGTAACAACTTCCTTTTAATATGTttcaatctattttgtgaattatgtaataacattttaaggtaCGTGCAACATttcttccacatttaacttacttttttataaccgagtggttaattaattacattttacgcaagttcagatagctaattgaacattttatggaAGTTCAGATGGCTAtggagacactttgaaagttcaaggagccaactaaactttttggacaaatttggatggcaaatgatgtattaaacctatatttttctattattatcctacaAATTTTCATTAACTTATTTTCTTAATCAaacaaacattaaaaaataacgaaaatatttttctatataataTTAACTTTAAATTTGGACGTAACTCACTTTAAAAGATACCTTCGACAAAAAGAATTATCTTATACTTATAAATAACTCGGTACCTTTCCAGTTAGCCGATGACAAATACTTTAACACACCCCCTCACATATGAGTTGTACGTTTGGGGTGTGAAGTTTCCACAACTAGACATTTACCAGTAGTCCAACAACTAACGTCTCAAAACCTTACTATAAGAAACTTTGATATCATTTTAAACTTGATTTTTCGCTATCTCCaaagacctggcaattatcgtatttcgtgtcaaaatcgtgttatctcatatttatgcttcatatggttttatatgttataaatgctagaaaaatgattttcgtgtcaATCGTGTCGTGTCAGTCGGGTTGGCTCTATAATCGTGTTTTCGTATCAGAAATTGCCACCTTATCCGAAAAAAGAAAGCGCTGTCTTACATTTACACTTATAAACCATTCATTATATTTCGCAGAATGTGACAACGTGGAAGAAGGTTCATGTCATCTACAGCTTCTTCATGGTCAGAAAGATCGTAGCACACATTGTTACATTTGTGTTCTACTGCGTCGTTTTACCCGCAACTGTTTTGGTGCCTGAAGTTGAAGTTCCAAAATGGGGAGCTGTTTATATCCCTTCTGTCATTACTCTTCTCAATGCCGTCGGAACTCCAAGGTCCGTTTTCACATTTGATTTCAATCAAATCATTTTTCAATACGTACCGACATCCGTCCGTCCCgtctttttattttgtaattcaATTGATTGATTTTCCTATTTTTGATGTTGCAGATCACTCCACCTTTTAGTGTTCTGGATTCTATTTGAGAATGTAATGTCATTGCATCGGACAAAGGCAACATTCATAGGATTGTTAGAAGCAGGCAGAGTTAATGAATGGATTGTTACTGAGAAATTAGGTGATGCACTCAAGTCTAAACCCTCCAAATCGCCCAAGAAACCCCGTTTTAGATTCGGTGAAAGGTACGTTTAAATTTCAATTTTGCATATAAAAATGTTTGAATTTAGTGAAGATCTAATACTAAAGTACACAAGAGATAAAAGGAGTACTTTATCCTCCCGCACTTTAGTTAGGATAGATTAGAGAAGTGGTGGAGTCAAGATCTAAACGTAAGGGGATTAGACCGTGTAGAAAAAAAGTAAATCCTACTTCAAAAATTTAAATGTGGGGTTTTCCAGTGGGGGTCGGAAGATCGGCCGATCCTTCCCGTCCCTTCTGGCTCCGCCTGATGTAACACGGAAAACTTTTTATAACAAGTCATATGTACTTTAATGTTAGGTCAATGAAGTTGAACTATTCTTCTATTTATGTTGGCTTAATATGTCTTTAGCCCATGTACTTGTAGAAAAAAGTCAATTATTCTCTTCtactttttaaaaaattctatttacctactgaatttgtttaaagtgataaatTTACCCTCTAGATAACTATTAGTCCTCTAAACTTTTTTAAAGTGATCTATTAACctttaaacttgcttaaaatatacgTATTTCAACTTTTTAAAAATCACTCCTTAATCCGCCACATGGATTTTAAGGGattaataaatcattttaaataagtttagcagataaattgaatattttaaaaGTACGGGGAGAAATTgacttttttggacaagtaCAGTGGGTTGGGGATGTATTAAGTCATtcgttttcttctttttttgaaGGATAAGTTACAAATTTAGTTAAGagtagatttagtttttatataaaaaagaaaatagtctTAACCATAAGGTTTACCAAACAATGCAATTTGAAGGCTCGTTAATGGAAAatgattctttttcttttcatgaTTAGAAGATGTGCAATTTCAATATTTATTAGGTGGCTAGAACAATAGAAGTTATAGTTAAATCTTTCATTAACGAGACTTGAAATTGCATTGTCGGATAAACATTATGTTTAAAATTGCATTGTTTTATACATAGATGCTAAATTCGGTCTCTCCCCATATCCATAAGACTAAATTTGTAACTTATCCCATTTTTTTTAACAACTTAATACACAGTAACCTGTCAAATTTTACCGTTTGAAACTCTTGACTTATACTTGAACCTATCGCACACCTAAACTTATCAAGTTTGGACATGCGACAACCTTATTTACTGATTAAGCAGACTTCAAAGACCACGTGACACTGTCAAGTCAAACTTTCACCTAaacacgtttcacaagtccaACTATAACTTCAGAGTGTCAAACCGCAAAATTGACCAATTTAGATACGTTCAAGTTTAAGCGTGTGATAGGTCCGTCCAAGCATAAATTCCGTGAAACGTAACAAATTTAGATGCGTAATTATGAATTAAACCTCTTTTGAACTCAATCTAACATTGAATCCTTGACAGATTACATCTACTAGAGCTCGGAACAGGAGCATTCCTCTTCTTCTGCGGTTGCTACGATCTTGCATTCGGGAAAAACCATTACTTCTTGTACTTATATATGCAAGCAATCGCCTTCTTCATCGTCGGATTCGGCTACGTCGGAACCTTTGTTCCCCAATCTTAAATGTCAGAATGTTGCTGCAATTTTTcaattcttcttcttattcttctgcTCTGCAGTGCCCATTAGCCTCTTGAAAAttggtaaaaatggcatttgaAGATGGAAATTTCAGGTTTGtgtaaaaaggaaagaaaaggaaaggaaagggtCATATTCTTTTAGAATATTTGAGCATAAAAAATAGTTTCCCTTGTGAATATCTAAGTACACTTTTATATGGAAACTATGTATTGTTCTTGGGATTTTCATTATATAAAATAGAAAGAGAGTGAAGATTTATTTTTTGGTATTGCCTTTGGAAGGAAATAATATCATAGAAATGGGAAATGGGAAAAGTTCAATGGTTAAATTTGCAttctttttgttaaatttttgtaTATGTTCTTGGGGTAAATTGCACTCATACTCCTTAATTTTGCTTTTATAGCTTAATTTTACAATTTGATATTATAATTACTTTTGCATTTTACTAATATAATAATCTTTTTTACTGTATATCAAATCAAAATGGTCA includes these proteins:
- the LOC136209003 gene encoding glucomannan 4-beta-mannosyltransferase 9 — protein: MDRLGSFQGDLTTQFSVIMDQIRAPLIVPLLRLSVAICLLMSLMLFVERVYMGIVIVLLKVFGRKPEKRYKWEPIKDDVELGNSSYPMVLVQIPMYNEREVYQLSIGAACGLSWPSDRIIVQVLDDSTDPIIKDLVELECQRWASKGINIKYEIRDNRNGYKAGALKEGMKRSYVKSCDYVAIFDADFQPEPDFLWRTIPFLVHNSELGLVQARWKFVNSDECLMTRMQEMSLDYHFTVEQEVGSSTYAFFGFNGTAGVWRIAALSEAGGWKDRTTVEDMDLAVRASLKGWKFLYLANLKVKNELPSTFKAYRYQQHRWSCGPANLFRKMLREIMLNKNVTTWKKVHVIYSFFMVRKIVAHIVTFVFYCVVLPATVLVPEVEVPKWGAVYIPSVITLLNAVGTPRSLHLLVFWILFENVMSLHRTKATFIGLLEAGRVNEWIVTEKLGDALKSKPSKSPKKPRFRFGERLHLLELGTGAFLFFCGCYDLAFGKNHYFLYLYMQAIAFFIVGFGYVGTFVPQS